The proteins below come from a single Dinghuibacter silviterrae genomic window:
- a CDS encoding nuclear transport factor 2 family protein: MNHELYAAFNARDLPTLLARMHPDVEWPKAWDGGYAHGPEQVRDYWVSQWKTLDPKVTPTRIDTLSDGRVRVTVHQVVHGLDGALLVDTTVVHLYTLEQGLIRKMDILELCSDAPS, encoded by the coding sequence ATGAACCATGAACTTTATGCCGCCTTTAACGCCCGCGACCTCCCTACCCTGCTCGCCCGGATGCACCCGGACGTCGAATGGCCAAAAGCCTGGGACGGCGGTTATGCCCACGGTCCGGAACAGGTCCGCGACTACTGGGTCAGTCAATGGAAGACCCTTGATCCAAAGGTGACGCCGACCCGCATCGATACGCTCTCCGATGGCCGGGTCCGGGTCACCGTCCACCAGGTCGTCCATGGTCTGGACGGTGCGCTCCTGGTCGACACGACGGTGGTCCACTTATATACTTTGGAGCAGGGATTGATCAGGAAAATGGATATATTGGAGCTATGCTCAGACGCTCCTTCCTAA
- a CDS encoding amidase has protein sequence MLRRSFLKTGSLAGVSALALAGCQPSSTGHKNADTTATGAAVVPPFDLDESTIDGLQQKMQQGTHTARSLTEAYLKRIAAVDPLLRAVIELNPDALSIADDLDKERKNGKVRGPLHGIPVLIKDNIDSGDKMMTTAGALAMEGNIATQDAFIVGKLREAGAVLLGKTNLSEWANFRSERSTSGWSSRGGQTHCPFILDRNPSGSSAGTGSAVSANLCVIGIGTETNGSIVSPSSVNGLVGIKPTVGLWSRSGIIPISATQDTAGPMARTVRDAAVLLGALTGVDPRDPATGTGKGLKDYTVFLTGKGLKGKRIGIERSFLHGHEGVVALYNKAIDLLKQQGAEVVEVDLLKALEPIGHAEFTVLQYEFKDGVNRYLAQAPHAKPRSLTDVIAFNRANVAKAMPFFQQETLESSDKKGGLDSTEYKEALAKVLGSRKTIDDLMHTQRLDAIAGVTNGLACCIDLITGDYDTGFSFSGPAAMAGYPHITVPMGTVMGLPVGFSFMGSAYQEPVLLDMAYSFEQARPKRAVPGFAKAFIP, from the coding sequence ATGCTCAGACGCTCCTTCCTAAAGACCGGCTCCCTCGCCGGTGTCTCCGCACTGGCACTGGCCGGGTGCCAGCCATCATCGACGGGCCACAAGAATGCCGACACGACCGCAACCGGGGCGGCCGTGGTTCCTCCCTTCGACCTCGACGAATCCACCATCGACGGCTTACAGCAAAAGATGCAGCAGGGGACGCATACCGCCCGCTCATTGACGGAGGCCTACCTGAAAAGAATCGCAGCGGTCGACCCCCTGCTCCGCGCGGTGATCGAGCTCAACCCGGATGCGCTCTCCATTGCAGACGACCTGGACAAGGAAAGAAAAAATGGGAAGGTCCGTGGCCCCCTACACGGGATCCCGGTGCTGATCAAGGACAATATCGATTCCGGGGACAAGATGATGACCACGGCGGGGGCGCTGGCGATGGAAGGAAACATCGCCACTCAGGACGCCTTTATCGTTGGCAAATTGCGGGAGGCGGGTGCCGTACTGCTGGGGAAAACAAACCTGAGCGAGTGGGCGAACTTCCGTTCCGAGCGGTCCACCAGCGGGTGGAGCAGCCGGGGCGGGCAAACACATTGCCCCTTTATCCTGGACAGGAATCCGTCGGGATCCAGCGCTGGCACGGGGTCGGCCGTGTCGGCCAATCTTTGCGTGATCGGTATCGGCACGGAAACAAACGGGTCCATCGTGTCCCCCTCCTCGGTCAACGGGTTGGTGGGGATCAAACCCACGGTAGGGTTGTGGAGCCGGAGCGGGATCATTCCCATCTCCGCGACACAGGACACCGCCGGTCCGATGGCGCGGACGGTCCGCGACGCCGCCGTCCTGCTCGGCGCGCTGACAGGCGTGGATCCCCGGGACCCGGCGACCGGCACCGGCAAAGGCCTGAAAGACTACACGGTCTTCCTGACCGGCAAGGGCCTGAAAGGAAAACGCATCGGCATCGAGCGCTCCTTCCTGCATGGACACGAGGGGGTGGTCGCGTTATACAACAAGGCCATCGACCTGCTCAAACAACAAGGGGCCGAGGTGGTGGAGGTGGACCTCCTCAAGGCCCTGGAACCCATCGGCCACGCCGAGTTCACCGTCTTGCAATATGAGTTCAAGGACGGCGTCAACCGCTACCTGGCGCAGGCGCCCCATGCCAAACCCCGGTCGCTCACCGACGTGATCGCCTTTAACCGCGCCAACGTGGCAAAGGCAATGCCCTTTTTCCAACAGGAAACCTTGGAGTCCTCCGACAAAAAAGGCGGATTGGACAGCACGGAATACAAAGAAGCGCTGGCAAAAGTACTGGGGTCCCGCAAAACGATCGACGACCTGATGCACACCCAACGCCTCGACGCCATCGCAGGCGTGACCAACGGTCTCGCCTGTTGCATCGACCTCATCACCGGCGACTATGATACCGGCTTTTCTTTTTCCGGGCCCGCCGCCATGGCCGGCTATCCGCACATCACGGTGCCCATGGGAACGGTGATGGGATTGCCTGTCGGGTTTTCTTTTATGGGGAGCGCTTATCAGGAGCCCGTTCTTTTGGATATGGCGTATAGCTTTGAGCAGGCGAGGCCGAAGCGGGCGGTGCCGGGGTTTGCGAAGGCGTTTATTCCCTGA
- a CDS encoding amidohydrolase family protein, translating into MRIVTLEEHVCFPDLVRQYLPGAGRHSTDPLAPQQANPLAPPQADPLAPPQADPLGSLLTGPLAPLLADVDGARLDAMDQHGITYQVLSVVGPGAEALEGPEGVNMARAYNDRLAAEIQHHPDRFGAFAHLPMALPWAAADELDRTVSEYDFKGALIKGMTQGVFLDDPAYAPLLERAARLDVPLYLHPGPPPPAVDKAYFSGLPKGAGLQLSLSGWGWHAETALHVLRLIVSGTFDKFPDLRIIIGHNGEMLPMMMARIDEKFKVGATGLQQRSVSRTLRDQVFVTTSGMFTLTPLQAAIDTFGIERVLFSVDYPFSTLEEGRRFLDGLPLDKEAKMLLAHANAERVLAI; encoded by the coding sequence ATGCGTATCGTCACCCTGGAAGAGCACGTTTGCTTCCCTGATCTTGTACGGCAATACCTGCCTGGCGCCGGCCGGCATTCTACAGATCCTCTCGCGCCGCAGCAGGCAAACCCGCTCGCGCCGCCGCAGGCAGACCCCCTCGCGCCGCCGCAGGCGGACCCGCTTGGGTCGCTGCTCACGGGCCCGCTTGCGCCCCTGCTGGCCGACGTTGACGGCGCCCGTCTCGACGCCATGGACCAGCACGGGATCACGTACCAGGTTCTGTCCGTCGTAGGGCCCGGGGCTGAAGCCCTGGAAGGCCCGGAGGGTGTCAACATGGCGCGGGCCTACAACGATAGGCTGGCCGCAGAGATCCAGCACCACCCCGACCGTTTCGGCGCCTTTGCACACCTCCCCATGGCGTTGCCCTGGGCGGCGGCGGACGAGCTCGACCGGACCGTCAGCGAATACGATTTCAAAGGAGCGTTGATCAAAGGCATGACGCAGGGTGTTTTTCTGGACGACCCCGCCTATGCACCCCTGCTCGAAAGGGCGGCGCGCCTGGACGTACCCTTGTACCTGCACCCCGGTCCGCCGCCCCCGGCGGTCGATAAGGCCTATTTCAGCGGTCTCCCCAAGGGCGCGGGGCTCCAGCTCTCCCTGTCCGGCTGGGGCTGGCACGCGGAAACCGCGCTTCACGTGTTGCGGCTGATCGTGTCCGGTACGTTCGACAAGTTTCCCGACCTCCGGATCATCATCGGCCACAACGGCGAGATGTTGCCCATGATGATGGCGCGTATCGACGAGAAGTTCAAGGTGGGTGCCACGGGTCTTCAACAAAGAAGCGTCAGCCGTACGCTCCGGGACCAGGTTTTTGTCACCACCAGCGGTATGTTTACGCTGACGCCCCTCCAGGCGGCCATCGACACCTTTGGCATCGAGCGCGTGCTTTTTTCCGTGGATTATCCGTTTAGTACCCTGGAAGAGGGGAGGCGGTTCCTGGATGGATTGCCGCTGGATAAGGAGGCCAAGATGTTGCTCGCGCATGCGAATGCGGAGCGGGTGCTCGCGATCTAA
- a CDS encoding lantibiotic dehydratase yields the protein MTLTSYDKALLRTPVGSLLLAGQPPREEPIFEEALYLSSPELWSEYKKRDALTGKKRDKLTLSLHKYWLRGCTRATPYATFAGSTLVDMEGKPTSLVLDAPGAHRRSVRLDMNYVAQLVHVLTEDPATRGQLRFLTNNSLYTVGDTYRYVEYTIANNVRKYQLTSIERTPYLNALLEAGRHGRRLEELRVVLMETEQVTAEEADGFLLQLCEAQLLLSELEPCVTGEEPIDRLIGQLSALLEPPAVLSDLRHIRDLTRLPQHSVESYVAIDEALRRIDLPGGVPRNTLQTDLYLSAAGRTLDKTLVEALLAQASDLMYLSRRHQNADLNDFKNAFVQRWEEAEVPLSIALDGDVGVGYAGVGDELAGENEWLDGLPHPGGDAGSLSNDFIQQFVLDKYHDFLRHGRTGIFLEEQELKALADKVSGHRFPGQLFLMGSLLSADGVLDKDHFLFDLSSFGGPGAANLFGRFTHGDPDLCRFTQAILREEEEQQSDILYAEVAHLPQARIGNVILRPVLRRFEIPYVGASGAAGQIPVDDLLISVRQGQVVLRSKTHGKRVLPRLTSAHNYSHNSLPVYKFLCDLQLQDLAMPNIWDWGAVAPAPFLPRVTYKNIILRKARWIVEERAVRDIAEFRRQWNVPGRVVYAEADNELLIDFDTAAGVALFTHYLQRHKRIMLEEFLFTEENCVVRDGEGRAFTNELIIPVRLEGSPASGAGARGGAADVRDGGAPEPAAVQRKFIPGSEWLYYKIYCGRKTGETLLKKLLLPFVRQEGLFEHFFFIRYKDDFSHLRIRFYNSDPRRHERLREALTPLLHPFIESGLVDKVVLDTYTRELERYGDYRMADVERMFGNDSRAVLGLIDLFEGAEGEKYRLLFALRGTDALLDDFHFTLGEKRSLFQGLQKGFFQEFGGQLRLQQTLNEKYRNHQKWLFSHMDPALDDQNEIREGTDLLTVRSRMNAPIITRIGGGAAFVQSLIHMYLNRLFIAQPRKHELVVYHFLEKYYASQLAITAARLPAG from the coding sequence TTGACACTCACATCGTATGACAAGGCTCTCCTCCGGACGCCGGTGGGAAGCCTTCTCCTGGCCGGCCAGCCTCCCCGGGAAGAACCGATTTTCGAAGAAGCCCTTTACCTGTCCTCTCCCGAATTGTGGAGCGAGTATAAGAAACGGGATGCGCTTACCGGTAAAAAACGCGATAAGCTGACCCTTTCCCTCCATAAGTACTGGCTCCGGGGGTGTACGCGTGCTACGCCTTATGCGACTTTTGCCGGGAGTACGTTGGTGGATATGGAGGGCAAGCCCACCAGCCTTGTCCTCGATGCGCCCGGCGCGCACCGCCGGAGCGTCCGGCTGGACATGAACTATGTCGCGCAGTTGGTCCACGTCCTGACGGAAGACCCGGCCACCAGGGGACAGCTCCGGTTTTTGACCAACAACAGCCTGTATACGGTCGGGGATACCTACCGGTATGTGGAGTATACCATCGCGAACAATGTCCGGAAGTACCAGTTGACCTCCATAGAAAGGACTCCTTACCTTAATGCCCTCCTGGAGGCAGGGCGCCACGGCCGCCGGCTGGAGGAGCTCCGCGTGGTGCTTATGGAAACAGAACAGGTGACCGCCGAAGAGGCGGACGGCTTTTTGCTGCAGTTGTGCGAGGCGCAGTTGTTGCTGTCCGAGCTGGAGCCCTGTGTGACGGGGGAAGAACCCATCGACCGGTTGATCGGGCAGCTCTCCGCGCTTTTGGAGCCCCCTGCCGTTTTAAGCGACTTGCGCCATATCCGTGACCTGACCCGTCTGCCGCAACACAGCGTGGAATCGTATGTCGCTATCGACGAAGCCCTCCGCCGGATAGACCTCCCCGGCGGCGTCCCCCGGAATACGCTCCAGACCGACCTCTATCTGTCCGCCGCGGGGCGCACCCTGGACAAGACGCTGGTGGAGGCGCTCCTCGCACAGGCATCCGACCTGATGTACCTCTCCCGCCGGCATCAAAACGCGGACCTCAACGACTTTAAAAATGCTTTTGTCCAGCGATGGGAAGAAGCCGAAGTCCCCTTATCCATCGCCCTTGACGGCGACGTAGGCGTAGGCTACGCCGGCGTGGGAGACGAGCTCGCGGGGGAAAACGAATGGCTCGACGGCCTCCCCCACCCGGGCGGTGACGCCGGGTCCTTAAGCAACGACTTTATCCAGCAATTTGTCCTGGATAAATACCACGATTTTCTTCGCCACGGGCGGACGGGTATTTTTTTGGAAGAACAAGAACTAAAGGCCCTCGCAGACAAAGTGTCCGGCCATCGTTTTCCCGGACAACTCTTTCTGATGGGCAGCCTTTTGTCCGCGGACGGTGTCCTCGACAAAGACCATTTTCTTTTCGACCTGAGCTCCTTCGGTGGTCCCGGTGCCGCCAACCTCTTCGGCCGGTTTACCCACGGCGACCCGGACCTGTGCCGGTTTACGCAGGCGATCCTCCGGGAGGAAGAAGAACAACAATCCGACATATTGTACGCGGAGGTAGCCCACCTCCCCCAGGCCCGGATCGGCAACGTCATCCTCCGGCCGGTACTCCGCCGCTTCGAGATCCCCTATGTGGGCGCTTCCGGGGCCGCCGGCCAGATCCCCGTCGACGACCTCCTGATCAGCGTGCGCCAGGGGCAGGTCGTCCTGCGCAGCAAGACCCACGGCAAACGCGTGTTGCCGCGCCTTACTTCCGCCCACAACTATAGCCACAACAGCCTTCCGGTATACAAGTTTCTTTGCGATCTGCAGTTGCAGGATCTGGCGATGCCCAATATCTGGGATTGGGGGGCGGTGGCTCCTGCGCCTTTCCTACCCAGGGTAACGTATAAAAATATCATTCTTCGGAAGGCGCGGTGGATCGTGGAAGAACGCGCCGTGCGCGACATCGCGGAATTCCGCCGCCAGTGGAACGTCCCCGGCCGCGTTGTGTATGCAGAGGCCGACAACGAGCTCCTGATCGACTTCGACACCGCCGCGGGTGTCGCGCTTTTTACGCACTACCTCCAGCGACATAAGCGGATTATGCTGGAAGAGTTCCTGTTTACGGAAGAGAATTGCGTAGTGCGGGATGGGGAGGGGAGGGCGTTTACGAATGAGTTGATTATACCGGTGCGGTTAGAGGGTTCGCCCGCGTCGGGCGCGGGGGCGCGTGGTGGGGCTGCGGACGTCCGCGACGGCGGCGCACCGGAGCCCGCGGCCGTTCAACGGAAATTCATCCCCGGCAGCGAGTGGCTTTACTACAAGATCTACTGCGGACGAAAAACCGGGGAGACCCTTTTAAAAAAGCTCCTCCTGCCTTTTGTCCGGCAAGAGGGTCTTTTCGAACACTTCTTTTTTATTCGCTATAAAGATGACTTTTCCCACCTGCGGATCCGATTTTACAACAGCGATCCCCGGCGCCACGAACGCCTCCGCGAAGCACTTACCCCCCTGTTGCATCCCTTTATAGAGAGCGGCCTTGTCGATAAGGTCGTCCTGGACACCTACACCCGGGAACTGGAACGATACGGTGACTATCGGATGGCCGACGTGGAGCGCATGTTTGGTAACGACAGCCGCGCCGTTTTGGGGCTTATCGACCTGTTCGAGGGCGCGGAGGGGGAGAAATACCGGTTGTTGTTTGCCCTCAGGGGTACGGACGCCTTATTGGACGACTTCCACTTTACCCTCGGGGAAAAAAGGAGCCTGTTCCAGGGTTTGCAAAAAGGTTTTTTCCAGGAATTCGGTGGGCAGTTGCGTTTGCAGCAAACGCTCAATGAGAAATACAGGAACCATCAGAAGTGGCTGTTTTCGCACATGGACCCGGCCCTTGACGACCAGAACGAGATCCGTGAAGGGACGGATCTGCTGACGGTCAGGAGCCGGATGAACGCGCCGATCATCACGCGGATCGGCGGCGGGGCCGCATTCGTGCAGAGCCTGATCCACATGTATCTAAACAGGCTGTTTATCGCGCAGCCGCGCAAACACGAGCTGGTCGTGTATCATTTTCTGGAGAAATATTATGCGTCGCAACTGGCGATCACGGCGGCGCGGCTCCCGGCGGGGTGA
- a CDS encoding RICIN domain-containing protein, with amino-acid sequence MKQTIALSIGCALLLGACTKSFKDSKSLPEVSSFASIPGQTSTWVTVTDSTSFANYTNFDEHWNYLYPWGSDHNGSARMYGSDSDHSQIYLNGDGSLTLKANPDTDATPSSKSPYLAIHYHSGTIYSKHQIQIDTTYPYWEVSVDLQAPTTYGTWPAFWLTGVNTWPPESDIAEVKGSTSVWANTYTGSWQTHSTTVSDAATAWHHYKAVYNLLKNTNGTWSSNVEIQYFVDDNLVSVQTGTSFEGSPMWLIIDLQMEGSSGSPGPNYDVYYNIKDVTIRKGTTPFDPNSFYRLVNVNSGMVAAVPSASTTQGVTLIQWPWEGGNEQQWQIATVGTSTYALVNRNSGQVIDIRGSSTTEGASIVQNDYSGAGSQLWSIADIGGGYYTVTNSNSGYVMDVSGGLKTQGDTLLQWAYHTGTNQQWEIVRWLP; translated from the coding sequence ATGAAACAAACAATTGCTTTGTCTATCGGGTGCGCCCTTTTGTTGGGGGCGTGCACCAAATCTTTTAAGGATTCCAAAAGCCTGCCGGAAGTATCGTCCTTTGCCAGCATCCCGGGCCAGACCAGTACCTGGGTCACGGTGACCGACAGTACCTCTTTTGCCAACTACACCAATTTCGACGAACACTGGAACTACCTCTATCCCTGGGGGTCGGACCACAACGGGAGCGCGCGTATGTATGGGAGCGACAGCGATCACAGCCAGATCTACCTCAACGGGGACGGCTCACTGACGCTAAAGGCGAATCCCGATACGGACGCCACCCCCAGTTCTAAGTCGCCCTACCTGGCGATCCACTATCATTCGGGGACCATTTATTCCAAACACCAGATCCAGATCGACACGACCTATCCCTATTGGGAAGTAAGCGTCGACCTGCAGGCACCCACCACCTATGGGACATGGCCGGCATTCTGGCTGACCGGCGTCAATACCTGGCCGCCCGAAAGCGACATCGCAGAGGTCAAAGGGTCCACGTCCGTCTGGGCCAATACCTACACCGGTAGCTGGCAGACCCACTCCACCACCGTCAGCGACGCCGCCACGGCCTGGCACCATTACAAAGCCGTATACAACCTGCTCAAAAATACCAACGGCACCTGGTCCAGCAACGTCGAGATCCAGTACTTCGTTGACGACAACCTCGTGTCCGTCCAGACCGGGACCAGCTTTGAAGGGTCCCCCATGTGGCTCATCATCGACCTCCAGATGGAAGGCTCCAGCGGCAGCCCCGGACCCAACTATGACGTGTACTACAATATCAAAGACGTCACCATCCGCAAGGGTACCACCCCCTTCGACCCCAATTCCTTTTACCGCCTGGTCAACGTCAACAGCGGGATGGTCGCCGCCGTTCCCAGCGCCTCCACCACCCAGGGCGTGACGCTGATCCAATGGCCCTGGGAAGGCGGGAACGAACAACAATGGCAGATCGCGACCGTGGGTACAAGCACGTACGCCCTGGTCAACCGCAACAGCGGCCAGGTGATCGACATCCGCGGCAGCTCCACCACCGAAGGCGCCAGCATCGTCCAGAACGACTATAGCGGGGCCGGCAGCCAGCTGTGGTCCATTGCCGACATCGGCGGCGGGTACTACACCGTGACCAACAGCAACAGCGGGTATGTCATGGATGTGAGCGGCGGGCTAAAAACCCAGGGGGATACGCTTCTGCAGTGGGCGTACCATACGGGGACGAACCAGCAGTGGGAGATTGTGCGGTGGTTGCCGTAG
- a CDS encoding lanthionine synthetase C family protein, with protein MDIQDTIARIHHDTRPWMATTDPSLYVGRAGLILFDYLFQKHGGNAAGAVDFGEAIQQLAEDSIDTTNPLFCGGAAGVRWLFTYLYKEGILEENDWRFLCDPKEPFEETALILLEQGNYDFLHGATGIAHYLLYAMDEGRDAFFREFLRRLYALFGKSTDGRAIPRFSYEKQVPVPGEVNLGLAHGLPSLLLFCVQCCRQDVCAWEAEAIARRLIAYMVDNINTDTRENFFPSIAGKGISDKTSRLGWCYGDLGVAYSLYRAGQVFQDTRLRSLGVDILSKSTHRRTHAQTLVNDACLCHGSAGIAHIYHRLWRDTGLPVFQTACDAWIERTIGYATHPDGIAGYKMYDSPSEGYRNQMGFLEGPVGIGIVLLAYLTGDLGWDHCLMLNS; from the coding sequence ATGGACATCCAGGACACCATCGCACGGATTCACCACGACACCCGCCCTTGGATGGCAACGACCGATCCGTCCCTTTACGTCGGAAGGGCAGGTCTTATCCTTTTTGACTACCTTTTTCAAAAACACGGGGGAAATGCGGCCGGCGCCGTGGACTTCGGGGAAGCGATCCAGCAGTTGGCGGAGGATTCGATCGACACGACCAACCCTCTTTTTTGCGGAGGGGCGGCGGGCGTTCGCTGGCTGTTCACTTACCTGTACAAAGAAGGCATACTGGAAGAGAACGATTGGCGGTTTCTGTGCGACCCCAAAGAGCCCTTTGAGGAAACGGCCCTCATCCTGCTCGAACAGGGCAACTATGACTTTCTCCATGGGGCGACGGGGATTGCCCACTACCTTTTGTACGCCATGGACGAAGGTCGGGACGCGTTCTTCAGGGAATTTCTCCGCCGGCTGTACGCACTTTTTGGGAAAAGCACAGACGGCCGGGCGATCCCGCGCTTTAGCTACGAAAAGCAGGTCCCCGTGCCGGGCGAGGTCAACCTGGGTCTTGCCCACGGGCTGCCGAGCCTTCTGCTGTTTTGCGTCCAGTGTTGCCGGCAGGACGTCTGCGCCTGGGAGGCGGAGGCGATTGCCCGGCGGTTGATCGCGTATATGGTGGACAACATCAACACGGATACCCGGGAGAACTTTTTCCCGAGCATCGCCGGCAAAGGCATTTCGGACAAGACGAGCCGCCTGGGCTGGTGTTATGGAGACCTCGGTGTCGCCTACTCCCTTTACCGGGCCGGGCAGGTTTTTCAGGATACCCGTCTCCGTTCGCTGGGGGTGGACATCCTGTCCAAAAGCACCCATCGGCGCACCCATGCGCAAACCCTGGTCAACGACGCGTGTCTCTGCCACGGCAGCGCGGGCATCGCCCACATCTATCACCGGTTGTGGCGGGACACGGGCCTGCCCGTTTTCCAGACCGCCTGTGACGCCTGGATCGAGCGCACGATCGGTTACGCCACCCATCCCGACGGCATCGCCGGGTATAAAATGTATGACAGCCCCAGCGAGGGCTACAGGAACCAGATGGGTTTTCTGGAAGGCCCGGTCGGTATCGGGATCGTCCTGCTGGCCTACCTGACCGGAGACCTCGGTTGGGACCATTGTCTCATGTTAAACAGTTGA
- a CDS encoding FecR family protein, with the protein MSENRLLEVFKHYLDDTISPEELAFLFEWMKGKGFEGDLDEVLTAAFANPALAEPGAPEDKEEVWAALADRMREERRPFIRRWLVTSLSAAAAVLLVGGYLLWHKGSPALAPQAQTPAAATTAPAKAFDAPPGIKGATLTLANGSVVSLDPGAADHLPDQQGSARLSRNGHQLVYAAGATGAALYNLLKTARGREYTLVLSDGTKAWLNAGSSIRFPVQFEGNRREVEVTGEVYFEVATEKDKPFVVRSGGVETTVLGTHFDVMSYSDEPRTEVTLLQGSVRVNGTLLTPGEQANVSRETGALVKADADGKRVTAWTRGLLDLDNGDFGALMRQISRWYDVDVVFEGMPKGVHIGGLVHRDVRLSMLLGYLADNGVHYKTEGKTITILP; encoded by the coding sequence ATGTCTGAAAACCGCTTGCTGGAAGTCTTTAAACATTACCTGGATGACACCATCAGCCCGGAGGAGCTGGCTTTTTTGTTCGAATGGATGAAGGGCAAGGGCTTTGAGGGGGACCTCGACGAGGTGTTGACCGCGGCTTTTGCGAATCCCGCCCTTGCCGAACCCGGCGCGCCGGAGGATAAGGAGGAGGTGTGGGCGGCCCTGGCGGACCGCATGCGCGAGGAGCGCCGGCCATTCATACGCCGATGGCTAGTCACCTCGTTGTCGGCCGCGGCGGCGGTCTTGTTGGTGGGAGGGTACTTGTTGTGGCACAAGGGTAGCCCCGCACTAGCGCCCCAAGCGCAAACGCCGGCGGCCGCAACAACCGCGCCGGCCAAGGCCTTCGACGCGCCGCCCGGTATCAAGGGCGCGACGCTGACGCTGGCCAATGGCTCGGTGGTATCGCTGGACCCTGGCGCGGCCGATCACCTGCCGGATCAGCAGGGCAGCGCGCGGCTATCGAGGAACGGCCATCAGCTGGTGTACGCCGCGGGCGCAACTGGCGCCGCCCTGTACAACCTCCTGAAAACCGCCCGCGGCCGCGAATACACCTTAGTGCTCTCCGACGGCACCAAAGCCTGGCTAAACGCCGGAAGCTCGATCCGCTTCCCGGTACAGTTCGAGGGCAACCGGCGCGAAGTGGAGGTAACAGGAGAGGTATATTTCGAGGTCGCAACGGAGAAGGATAAACCCTTTGTCGTGCGGTCGGGTGGGGTAGAGACCACGGTGCTGGGGACGCATTTTGACGTCATGAGCTATAGCGACGAGCCGCGGACGGAAGTGACCTTATTGCAGGGGTCGGTGCGGGTGAACGGCACATTGCTCACACCGGGGGAACAGGCAAATGTCAGTCGCGAGACCGGCGCGCTCGTTAAGGCGGACGCCGACGGCAAACGGGTAACCGCCTGGACAAGGGGCCTCCTGGACCTCGACAACGGAGACTTTGGCGCGCTGATGCGGCAGATCTCCCGCTGGTACGACGTGGACGTGGTGTTTGAAGGGATGCCGAAGGGCGTGCACATCGGCGGGCTTGTACACAGGGATGTACGCCTCAGTATGTTGCTGGGATACCTCGCGGACAACGGGGTTCACTATAAGACGGAAGGGAAAACTATAACCATCCTACCATAA
- a CDS encoding RNA polymerase sigma factor, translated as MLQRLAEGDVSAYRALYEFYWDQVYGTAFHLTKSPEQSKDLAQDIFFKLWTNRERLAGVNELRNYLFIVSRNAVWDYLRTQVFRESNRGFLEQYMTYTQASPQEIVEQKELDGAALAAIDRLPPQLRQVFRLSRIEGLTHEEIARRMNITPLSSKTYMVRALAFLREELGRNGPKLLVLWTMSHL; from the coding sequence TTGTTACAACGGCTGGCGGAGGGGGATGTGTCCGCCTACCGGGCGCTTTATGAGTTTTATTGGGACCAGGTCTATGGCACCGCCTTCCACCTGACCAAGTCCCCCGAACAATCCAAGGACCTTGCCCAGGACATTTTTTTCAAGCTGTGGACAAACCGGGAACGGCTGGCCGGGGTCAACGAGCTTCGGAACTATTTGTTCATCGTTTCCCGGAACGCCGTTTGGGACTACCTGCGTACCCAGGTCTTCCGGGAATCGAACCGGGGTTTCCTGGAACAATACATGACCTATACCCAGGCCTCCCCCCAGGAAATCGTGGAACAGAAAGAACTGGACGGGGCCGCGCTGGCCGCCATCGACCGGTTGCCACCCCAGCTCAGACAGGTGTTCCGGCTAAGCAGGATCGAAGGGCTCACACACGAAGAGATCGCCCGCCGGATGAACATCACCCCGCTTTCCTCGAAGACGTATATGGTCCGTGCGCTGGCATTCCTGAGGGAGGAGCTGGGCAGGAACGGCCCTAAGCTGCTCGTTTTGTGGACGATGAGCCACCTTTAA